TCTCACACCAGCAAGATATGAAGAAGCACTAATGGAAATGGAGTTAATGGGAAGGCCTGGGGTTGCTGAGTATTTCCGAAATATGCCTAGGGAACATTGGTCCAGCGCGTTCTTCACTGGATGTAGATTTGGTCATACTACATCAAGCGTTGTTGAGTCCTTCAATAATTGGATTCGGAAAGACAAGAGGTTTCCTGCCTGCGCCCTCGTTGACATGATCaggtttgtgtgtgtgtgttttttgttggtgttttctttgtttttggttctttttttttgttcaaaatttatTACAGGTGTTCTTTTTGTTCCATTCATAGGTTACGCGTTATGGAGTTGATGAATGAACGTCGCGAAATGAGTCTTTTGATGGAACCAGAGAAGCTCACTCCTACCTACGAGGTGTTACTTAAAGAACATATTAAAATTGGCCGAGTTTGGAATGTTACTCAGTCATCTGCGTATGAGTATGAGATTCATTTGCCTAGGTTAGCTTTATCCCATAAAACAACTTTTACTGTACTATAGCATACATGTAGGAGTGAatcatatgttttgtttttttgtatttgtttgcaGTGCTGAATATATGTATTGCTTTGAAGTTATTTGTGCTGAAAatctttttacgcatctgcaggtcTCACACTGTTGATCTGCTGAACAAGACTTGCACCTGCCAAAGATGgtgtgtttatggttttccatgctctcaTGCTACAACAGCTATATCTGCCAAGGGTGATCGATACGTAGATTATATCGAAGACTACTTCAAAGTTACAAATTTTCAGCAGCTGTATTCAATTGCTATCAGACTAATCCCCAACTACAACAGGCCAGAGCAGTATCTGCCAGAGGATACTATTTTTCCACCCCATCCACGAGTTCCACCAGGTAGGCCTAAGGGAAATCGTATCAAGAATGCATGGGAGAAAGCTAGGAAGTCCGTCCGTTGTTCCAACTGTAAGAATAAAACTCACCACAACAAGGCAACGTGCACTGTCATTCCTTCATACCCATGAGTTTTAGATTTTCAGTTCTCCCTTATTAGTTCTATTGGTCACAATGCAAATTCTATTTTGCGCATCATTTTAAACACTTTTGTTCGCTTTTTTTAGAGTGCTGaaattatgtactgtttgataTCTTTCTGGGACAAGGTACTTTGTGCTCATTTAAGACTCTTTTAATGGTACTTTGTACTGCATTATCCATtttcaatattattggtttttCAGGTTGATTTCCAAGTTTATTCAAGACTTTTTGAGCACAACTATTATGTATTGTGTGTTCAATTAAGACACACCAAACAAAGAGACCAGCTATGAGATTCATGTTCTCTCCCATCATGATTAACAAATTTAGAGAGTCATATTCTTCAATTGACTCTAATAGTTGGTCTATGTTACATAAGACACACCAAAACAATTCATACTATGGACTTTTACCATCCAACatgtcaacatttttataaagccAAACAACTGTACATAGATTAAACACAAACACCATAGTTTCGATAACAattgttatcaaaataaataagaacAATTACTAAACTTTGATATTGTCTAAAACAAACTAGCAAACTCTGAATATGTTCTCTATGATAACTTCTACTATGCATTCCTAATTCATATAAGCATtgtcttaaaaaccttttggagCATGAATATTCCAGCTCTCCTCAGGAGGAGATGTTGCTGAGAGTATTTTTCATGCTAAAGAGATCCTCTTCTTATGTATTTTGTCCTTTAGTTCTTCTGGGTCTCCCAAGCTCATTCGCACTCCATCAATTACTTCCTCCTTTGCAACTTTCTTCATGATGTGCATGATATATATTGCACAATCTGGATAGTCTCCCTGTTGAGgtgttgggtaactaattatcTTTACTCTGCTTACAAGTGGAAGGCGCAGTCTCGACAAGCGTTCATTAATTACTAACAAGCAGTATTCTGCCATAAGATTAGCATTATCGAGACACTCGTTTTTGGATACAGCTTCCCAAGTGTTGTAGTGGAAGAATTCGCCTTTCTCGCATTCATACACAAGAAGCGTCCAATGCACGTTTTGGTGTGACATTGAAATAATAATCTTCCTGGTTCCTTCCTCCATATTCCTGATGGGTAAGAATACAGCAGTGTTTGCTGCTACTTGATGTACTGGGTCACTTAAATaaaactgaaaaagaattaaatttatcagtgtagtaaatatgtactgaaaattatagtgtaaaacacatatatgaaagcataatatttgttacaacatcaaaaaaaattgtttcgttTTAGTTTCGCAGATATGCTATGCCCTTTACAAAGACATGATGCATGTTGTTTATCAAGATAAATTGGAAAACATACCCAGCCTGTTGGATCAATGTGGAGTACTGGAATGTACTTTCTCTGTCCATTCACTGGTTGCTCATTATGATATgcttttttcagttggtattgccAGTAATTTATAAGATCTCCCTCTAAAGCCCTGTTATGTAGCAGATCTTCAAATGTCTCTGCAGATAATATGTGATGACCAATCACAGCAGGAGCTTTCCAAGCACTGTTGCTGCAAATTCAAATAATCCAAATCAATTATAAGTTTGATTCTAAACGAAGTACATAAAGTTTTGTTAAAATGAAAGGGACTATCCAAGAGAGACTCACATTGAGGTAGCTTTgtcaaaaaaaggagagagaagcgCTCTTTGTTGTGAACTCAAATCCTTATAGAACGGAGATTTCCTTAGGCTCAACAACTTGCGTGCATTCTTCACTTTTTTAGTAAGTTCTTGCAGATTTGGATCAcctttagcttttctctttctcacattctcgcTATCCTTTTTCTGAACTTTCTCTGTTGGGCAATCTTTTCCAACTGGGTTTTCAGTTCTGGACTTTGTTTTTCGCCTTTTATGTCCCGACAGTCCTTTGCCACTAGCAAACTCAGGATCAACTCTTTTCTGCGGGTGGCTCCGAGTTACTGGCTTCTGAGGGGTGTATGTGATTTTTGGAGTAAGTTTCTTCTCCTTGGCTGAGATAGTCGGCTTTTTCTTCTCCTTGTCCATGACTGACGTAGTCGACTTCGCTATTGGTTTGACTTCATTACTCTTTGTAGCCAGCCTATCTTCGAGTCTCTTGGCAAGTGTTACGTCATCTTCCTCTGATGTTTGACTAACTCCAGGTTCGTTATCCTTCAATATACCATAAACGTAAAAAAAaatgagagactaaaaaagcaaaaaaaaaatgaacagaaTAGAACATATGTATTCTTGGATTCTTTTCAGTACAGAAGTTATGTACTTTTAGTTTCACTGAGTACATAACATATGTACTGTTGGTTTTTCCCATGTTATTGAACATATGTAACATAAGTGGTCCATTAAGTATTGATAAATTTGTTACTTTTCACttttttggtaattataattaCCTTCTGTAGCTCAGAAAGAAGTTGGAGAGTCTCAGCATATGCTTTAGCTTTTTCGGcgctcatattcttcttcagtcgAGCTCTGCCTTTTCAGCATCTAAAACTGGATACTTCTGTTTGAGAATCGGCAGCATTAGTACATATGCTAAAAGCATcattaaaaacaaaacataaattcattaaACAGAAGTAGATTTAGGTACTTACAAGACTCTCTAATTTTTAGTAGGCTGTTGCTTTCTGTCATTCTTCATTTTTTCTTCCTTTCTACTTCATTGAATGGAATGGGATCCCAAGGTTTCCTTATTCCCTGCATTTGAAACAAATCAGACTACGACTATTTGACCAAAAATTGATATACGTACTGCTGGTTATATGTATCAGAAGGATATATGTACTAGGTTTAGAACATGTTCATACTTCTTGTTCAGGTTGCTGAAGATCAGCTTTCAaacgagctttttcagctgcagcTAAAACAATTGCAGAGGCTTCATTAAGTGTAGGTGCAGTATCGATTTGAGCTTGCTCATCCGAGGGATCCGTTTGAGCTTGATCTGATGCTCCTCTAGCAGCTGGAGCTTCATTATGCGCAGGCGCAGCTGCAAGATGGATTTGAGGTGGATCAGGTGCACCTAGATCAATTGCAGGCTGCTGCACCTCTTCTCCATTTTGATCACTTGGTCCTAAACCCAAGTCAAAAGTTGGTCTTGAAACTGTGATGGAGGATCCAGATCTTTAGCATAAAATTTGTCGAAGATTTGAGAAGATTCCATTTTTTCCAAGCTTGGTAAACTACCAGTCGACGGGTACTCCAGACTAAGAATTCCTAAGGATGGATAAGGATCTCCCATAATTTCAGCTTGTAGATATTTTGAGTACTCATCGGTATAAATACCCTTCCCATGGATGGCCAGGTCAATCAGTTTCTCCATCGGCACGGTATGCAGTTCTTTGAGACTCGGCAGCTCACAAACCAAAGGCATAAACTGCATATTCGGCAACATTTCTTCAAGCGATGCACCCTACATAAATGCAATGCCAAACCGTATTATTTTATAGGATGACAAAGTATAAaattggtaactagtgtaacgttCAATTCGCTCACCTGTCTATCTCTAAGAGAACCAATTTCCACTTCAATATTACCCAGAACTTGTGTCGCTGCTGTTTGTTGGAGTTCAGCCTTTTCAGTCTGTTATTCAACATAAGGTGATATGTTTTTAATCAGTATTGCAGATATGTACTTGTATGTTTTTTCAGTATAGTAGATATGTACTGACAAGTTTTAGTTTTTTACAAACTAAACTAATACTAGAAAGAATATAACTTACCTGTGATGGTTCTGGCATGCTCTTTTCCTCTTGCAGCTCTTTCACCTTTCGCTCCAAATCAGATCTAGCCCAAATTTTAAACTGTGAAACTTCAATATCGAACTGTGTGAGATTTTCTTCAGAGCCCCCCATAACAGGCATTGTTGGAGTAGCATTTCCCTGTTCATTCGACTTTTCTTGGGTATCATCTGGAATTTCCTGTTCATCCTCTGTTACCAAGGAGTAGTTGCTGATGGAACGGTGTCATCCAAATCATCATGCCCTTCTTCAGAGCTACTGCTAGATTCTTCTTCTCCCGAGTTTGGTTGTGGAGGTGGGTAAGCTCTGTGATATATATCATTCAAAAGCTCTTCTAGGATACTCACATCAATGGGGAGGCCGTCCTCTTTCCTGCTCTGTAACTCACACCATTTTTCTGCAATTGTCAGCCTCAAATCTTCATTCTTTACTTCCAAATCCTCGAATTTTTCTTGCCAATCTACTGTCAATGGCACTTCTTCAACTGGAAGCCTTTGAGCAATttcattcaacatttctttttcatacatagtatattcatccttaaattctTTAGAGAACTGGAAAAGTACATATAACGCACACATATAACCAGTTTTTGTATCAGTataacatatatgtactcaaataaatAGTGCATATGACACACACACAATCATTTTGGTCAATCAGAAAACTGCTTTTCTGATAGTGTCCTACCTAAAACAAATCATTTAAGTATAATTATTTATGAAAACACAAATAATTATACTTAAATTCATCAACTTTAATCAGTTTTTTAGATATGTACTGGTGCATCATTGTTTcctaaaccaaaactacaagaagCATAATGAAATAAAACTTATCCTAGTAATATGTATTTTTTCTTAGGGACTTACTGTGTATTGCGAAGCCTCCATATCCTTTAGaaactcaacagatatttctttgatgtTCCACCTTGCCGCTCTTGGAAGGTATCGATCATCTGGTAACGTCACTGGTTTCACCAAGTGAGTATGCTCCGCATACAACAACTATGAcaaaaataacatcaatagaaTCAAATACAGAAACTTAAATGACAGTAGAGTAAATATGTACTTGGAAAAAAAAAGCTTGTACTAGATGATCGATACCAACAAATAGACGACACAACCAGTGA
This is a stretch of genomic DNA from Papaver somniferum cultivar HN1 chromosome 1, ASM357369v1, whole genome shotgun sequence. It encodes these proteins:
- the LOC113280789 gene encoding uncharacterized protein LOC113280789 translates to MSAEKAKAYAETLQLLSELQKDNEPGVSQTSEEDDVTLAKRLEDRLATKSNEVKPIAKSTTSVMDKEKKKPTISAKEKKLTPKITYTPQKPVTRSHPQKRVDPEFASGKGLSGHKRRKTKSRTENPVGKDCPTEKVQKKDSENVRKRKAKGDPNLQELTKKVKNARKLLSLRKSPFYKDLSSQQRALLSPFFDKATSINSAWKAPAVIGHHILSAETFEDLLHNRALEGDLINYWQYQLKKAYHNEQPVNGQRKYIPVLHIDPTGWFYLSDPVHQVAANTAVFLPIRNMEEGTRKIIISMSHQNVHWTLLVYECEKGEFFHYNTWEAVSKNECLDNANLMAEYCLLVINERLSRLRLPLVSRVKIISYPTPQQGDYPDCAIYIMHIMKKVAKEEVIDGVRMSLGDPEELKDKIHKKRISLA